The following nucleotide sequence is from Drosophila takahashii strain IR98-3 E-12201 chromosome 3L, DtakHiC1v2, whole genome shotgun sequence.
GCTCCATGCCGCGCACAGATGCTTCCTCGACCAGGATAGTCAAATTCTTCCACGGCTCCGCTTCCTCCGCTCCTCTGATGAAGGTCAAGCGCGAGCAGCACCTGCAGCgactggaggaggaggaggatcaggAGCAGGACCAGGAGCAGCCGCCAGAGCAGGCGGAGCAGCAGTTGCCCTCCATTGGGCAGACTCTGCTGCAGGATTGGGATGACAGTGCCACACAATTGCCCGAGGAGATtgacgaggaggaggcggaagaggaggagcagcaggaggaggagcaacaGAATAACCACCTGACCACCGTCCTAGAGGACGTGGTGGTTCTGCCGCCTGCCCCCGAGCCCGAGACACCGCCCACGCCCTGTTTCGATGGCCTGCTGGACAGCGAGGAGACGAATGCTTCGACCAAGGCCACCAAGACCAATACGCCCACATATCAGAGCTCCACGCCGTCGCCGCTTCAAATGCAGCTGTGTCCCAAGACGGGTCTGTTTCTGCCCAAGGGCGATCTTGCCCTGGTTCAGCTGCCCGAGGAGGATGTCctgccggaggaggaggaggacaagCCACTGGAGTGCTTCGATGCGAATACCAAGAATCTGAAGGATCTGCTGGACGACGCGGATGATCTGCTGCAGAATTGCAGCAGCGATAATGGCAGCAGTGGAGCCGAACTCCTGGACTCGCTGGTCAAGCGCAGCTGCGAGGATAATCTCGTCCAGGAGCCAAGCACTGGCAACAATCCGCGAAACTCCTCATCCTCACCACCCCGCGACCAACTGAGCTCCTTCTGTGTGCCCGATCTCGACAAGGACCTGCCCAGCATTCTCCAAATGGACAACGATGCGCCCAAGTGTCTGTCTTTTAATGAGGCCGGCGAGATCGAGGGCCTCAACGGGGAGCTCTTCCTGGGCATCGAGGCCTTCGAGAAGCAACAGGAGCCCCAGCCGCCCACTCCGGCGACCGTGGAGCTGACCCAAACGCCCACGCCCACACCGACGCCAGAAAAAGAGAAGGAAAAATCAATCGGCGCCGATGAGACGCCCAAGGATCTGAGCTACAAGAAGCGCGAGGAGGTGTGTCCTCCCTCCGAGTCACGCAGTCAGTGTGCGGTGACCTCCAGTTCGGATATACTCAAGTCCCCGGAACGGGAGCTCCAGGTGCCGGCCAGTTCCATTCCCGCCGAGGTGGAGACCACCTCGGAAACGATTAAAAATCTCATTCTCGAGCAGTTCCTCAAGCTGAACAACAATCCCCAGCAGGCGGAGCCCATGGATCTGGGCAAGGCCCAGAAGCTCGAGACGGTGGTCAtcgacgacgaggacgaggaggaggaggacaacGAGTCCAGTCAGCCGCTGAAGAAGCGACCCAAGGCCGCCGCCGCCATTGTCAAAATGGACAAGGATCCGGATGCCCTGACCCAACTGAAGATGCTCATCAGCAATCCGCAGTGGAAGGTTCCCGATCCGATACTCGTGCCAAAGGATCGCCTCGGCGCGGTGCTGGCCTCTCCGGCGCGAGAGATTCCGCTGCTGCTGACCACCAGGCCGGAGTTGCGGCTTCCCGAGGCCTTTGCCTATCCGGAGATCATCCAGAATCCCAACATTCTAGTGGTGACCATGGAGCAGCTGGAGGCGATCCTAAAAACGGAATCGGAACAGGCGAAGGCCAAGGCGTCGAAAGACCCTGATCCTGTGATCGTGGTGCCCAGCAAACCCAGGAGTCCCAGTCCCAAGCAGGCGCAGCCAAAACCTGCGCTCGTTCAGCCCAATCCTCCAGCAGctgttcctcctcctccttcgccGGCGGATTCCAGTCTCTCCACGGATCTCAATGCCACCACGCTGGCGTTGCTCCAGCAGATGCTGTGGCTGCCCTACTTTGGCCAGTTGTCGCAGGAGTTCTTCAAGACCATCAAGGATCCGATGGGACTGCAGCGGAAGTTCATGAGCAATCTGCTGCCGCTGTACAACAGTCAGTTTGGACTGCAGCATCTGGACGAGCTGTACAAGCAGTGTATGAAACAGAAGCCGGCGGAGGAGCAGCCGCAGCCGCAGCCGCAGCCCAAGgtggctgctcctcctccggcggcagcggcagctcctcctcctccacctcctaGCCAAAGTACAGCAAGCGGATCAATTGGCTTCACCAATCCCGTCGAGCTGGCACTCATGCAGAAGCTGCTGCAGCCGCAGTTGCCGCAGTTCCTCAACTGGGAGGCAGCCAAGGAGGCATCTACCGCCGCCTCATCCGCCTCctcacatcatcatcatcaagaGCACAAGCGACCAAGAAGGGAAACCGAAACGGATGTTATTTCCAACTTCAGCAAATCCAAGCCAAGTGCACCTGCGACTGCCCCGGTGGTAAATGCCACGCCTCCTGCGGCTCCAGCTCCAGCTCCAGCTACCCAGGCGGAGCACAAACCCAGACTGACCATTAAATCGCTCTCGAATCTGCTGGAACCGGAGGCGAATGTGGTACCCCTGCTCAACGTGCCCTTCGACGGACTGCGAGGGCGTCCTTCCATGCACAAGGCGATGCCGGATCAGGCCAAGGGTGACGCGGGAACTGGACGCACCCTGCGCTCCAGCAAAGCCTGCGTCACCTACAATCCCCTCGAGCAGGCCAAGCAGCAGATGCACCCGGTTGCCGGAACGCAGCAACGGAAGCGGGGCAACATGCTCGCCCAGGatgtccagcagcagcagcagcagcagcaacaacagcagcagcaacatctcgCGGAGGCCGCGGCGGCAGCCGGAATGGATGCCAATTCAGCGCTCTGGCATCCGCTTTTCGGAAGGTGaggattttattataaaagtgataatgaaggaagcgtttccgataccataaagtaaatatattcttgatcagccatgtccgtctgtccgtctgtatgaacgctgagatctcggaaactacaaaagctagaaagttgggatttcccacacatattcttgggcttcttacGCATTGCAAGTtcatttcagccgagcgccacgcccacaatttcccactaacgattttaaaatggtctGGTTCctacacctttaaagatttccgaaaagtataaatgccattttttgtgcatatttatacctatcgaaatgtagaagacatttttcaaatcggaccattcattaaaaagttatgcgcaatcaaaattgtttatatatttatctcccttgcacttcctttagctgagttacgattattagatagtcggtacacccacccgactatagcgttctctcttgtttattattatattatgtgtAACCGGAATTATCTTCtcctattatatttatagtgACATATTCGACCCTCAATCGCTCTGTGATTCACTAGATCAAATAGTCTTCACAATTCTGTATACATAATTCGATTATTTTTAACCATGAACAATTGTTATTTAGCGTAAATAGAGCGATTGAAGCAGTTGTTCATATAGTAGATTCCCTAAGTAAATCACTGCCCTTATTAATTCCATCCCTTCTGTTGCAGCAATCCCAAACAGGGCTACAACAGCCCCTGGCAGTGGACCACGGTGACGGCTTCTGGCGAATGACAGTCAAGCCGGGCTCAAAAGGAGCCAGCACCTGCGACGGGAACAAGGACGGCCAGCtacgaggagcagcagcagcaacagcagcaggacTACAGCAACTATCATGCCTCGGCCAAGCAACAGCAACCACAACTTCCAGCAACCAACAATCAAAATCACAGCAACAATAGTAGcaataaattttgttatcCTACGGCGGCGGCCATGGAGAATATGTTCCAGAACAATCAGATGGCGGCCGCCGCCGCAGCTCGTGAATCGCTATTGAATTCTTATCTGTATCAGAAAGAAGGCGAAGCCAATTACATGTCGGAGCAGAGCtactggcagcagcagcagcagcaacaccaacagcagcaacatcagcagcatcagcaacatcaacagcagcaacagcaacaccaacagcagcagcaacataagcaactgcagcaacagcaacagtggAGCGGCAACaatggcagcaacaaccaaAGGAGCAACAACTATGCCAACAACTatgcggcggcagcagctgccTCCATGTACATGCAACACTTCAATCCCTACATGCAACAGAAGGCGGCGCTGCTGGCGGAGAAGGCCGCCCAGGCGGCGGTCCAAAGCAGCAACGGGAGCAATAAGCACGGCCGCTTCGGCGGGGACTACGGCTAGAGTCCACGGGGTTCACGGTTCAGCCAACCGGATCCGAAACACTTGCATATTAACATAAACATATAGGCATATATAACACTTGCGTGTAATAATAACTATATATTTAGAGGCATCGTATAGGCCGTTTTACCGCCAGGAATTGGTAAAGGATAAACCAtgattttcctttaatttaatacacaggaacagcaacaacaacaaggtaACCGGAAAGCAACaaacaataatttataaacaacaaGCAAGGAGGAGAACAAaagcagaaaacagaaaacaaaaaaacttaaattgaattagtaaaaatttgttattggtagtttgttaacaaaaaaaaaaaaaagaaagcaaagatgaaaaaaggaaaaaaaacacgataagtaacaaaaattaatgtagTAGAGCGATGAGAAAGCGaaaggcaaaagaaaaacctaattattgtattattgttAACCAAaatctattattattattatctcaAGCTgcgttatattattattattaactcgTGTGTCTGTATATAGCGTTTTTATCTAGATGTATTACACTTAGTGATCCCCATCCCAAGATCCCCATCCCGACTATCCACCCCTCGCCAGGACAATCCTCGGACCCTCGACCcttaccaaaaaccaaacgaaaacCGCAGCGCTAAAAGGCAAACAACCAATTTTGTATTCATTCCGaaatgtgttttcttttttgtttttactagTTATTACGCTGATTATTTATGAAACacgatggaaatgaaaatggaaatcccTAACATGTGCAATCTAACATTTATGTTCTAGATACAAAAACCAAACACAAGAATCACAAAACTTATTAACGCGAAAATGGCAAAGCAAAAAGCATGaacatgaaaatgaaaatggaaaaataaagagAACCCTTTTAGAGAATTTCGCTGATAAAGGCAACCGAATAGCAAATCGCAACCGACTTTTACTTTGTGCTTAGTGTTTATCTATGAAGATTATTCTGGGCGGATATAAACAGGTGCTTTTgtataaatatagttatatTTGCTTTTCAAGTTCAGTGTATAATAGGCATATAAAAGTTAATTTCTGTATAAATACGCAACTTTTCACTTACAAACAACATtatgtaatattttcttttttaacatttagttAGAACCACGCTTAAAGTAAGAGTTCCTTTCTAGAGGCATTTCAAATGCGCGCGTGCGAATGTTTTTAGCTATATCTGTGTGTTTTTACTGTGGAAGTGTGTGCCCGGTGTGGTTTCTTGGTTTCTTTGTGCTCCCAGCCGATCTCCAGCGAAAGGTCAACGTTTCAATCTACTCGATTTGACGGCTGGCCTCCTGCAGACGCGCCACTACGCCCTGGTAGAATTTAATCTGTTCGGCAATGAAATTCTTCAGCGTGTGCTTCAAATGCGTGTCCCGCTCGCTCTTAAAGTGGGTCAGCTCGGCGAGAACCGTGTACGAGACCACATCCGTGCGCCGGTTGACGTCGTGCAGCTGGGGATTATTCATCTTGCCCTCGCCGGCCAGGCGCTCGCAGTCCTTCCGCTTCTGTATGGCACCCTTGTGCGTGGAGAAGATGTCCGGAAAGCAGTTGAGAACGCCCCTTTTCGAAAAAAGAATTATAGTTAGATAATGTctttaaatcaattgatttataAACAGGGAGGGTAAATTactacattttcaaaaaaggtCAGCAAACGTGGGAtagaagaatttaaaataaactattgGCACCTAATcgatttttcttgcgaaagtgtacgttaaataaaacaaaaggcaCTTGTGCATTTACCaaagaaaagtggaaaatttcttgaaaaaaatgtttattgtttgaatgtaaacaaaaacttaatttcTGCAATgagtacactcagaaaatgaatcgccctgaattttagaaaatcgcctatggatttgcttcactggcgatttttttctttaaaataaaaaaaatttctactggtaaagaaa
It contains:
- the LOC108064854 gene encoding nascent polypeptide-associated complex subunit alpha, muscle-specific form, whose translation is MPRNTCRPSGCAASQDEEPEASANNNNNNNNDSQNTSNNEGIIKQELEAAPPVCHRKSERRRVARDIFLVFEEQTTRRRGKGARGKATRAKQKFGHLKVANTPRINKNVLREIKTEPKCSAEVTPPAAAPVILPIPALNPLAAPLNPLLPEAEEQEQQQQPAAKSLPRVAAVKMETKTTVTSLANASNVAAPSATPSPKRISPKPKAPEEVAATIPAPSAPATSPTTPSVNPIFLWVKQDDTRIVEVRCEDYDKRNRIRLTKTTNGWRSMPRTDASSTRIVKFFHGSASSAPLMKVKREQHLQRLEEEEDQEQDQEQPPEQAEQQLPSIGQTLLQDWDDSATQLPEEIDEEEAEEEEQQEEEQQNNHLTTVLEDVVVLPPAPEPETPPTPCFDGLLDSEETNASTKATKTNTPTYQSSTPSPLQMQLCPKTGLFLPKGDLALVQLPEEDVLPEEEEDKPLECFDANTKNLKDLLDDADDLLQNCSSDNGSSGAELLDSLVKRSCEDNLVQEPSTGNNPRNSSSSPPRDQLSSFCVPDLDKDLPSILQMDNDAPKCLSFNEAGEIEGLNGELFLGIEAFEKQQEPQPPTPATVELTQTPTPTPTPEKEKEKSIGADETPKDLSYKKREEVCPPSESRSQCAVTSSSDILKSPERELQVPASSIPAEVETTSETIKNLILEQFLKLNNNPQQAEPMDLGKAQKLETVVIDDEDEEEEDNESSQPLKKRPKAAAAIVKMDKDPDALTQLKMLISNPQWKVPDPILVPKDRLGAVLASPAREIPLLLTTRPELRLPEAFAYPEIIQNPNILVVTMEQLEAILKTESEQAKAKASKDPDPVIVVPSKPRSPSPKQAQPKPALVQPNPPAAVPPPPSPADSSLSTDLNATTLALLQQMLWLPYFGQLSQEFFKTIKDPMGLQRKFMSNLLPLYNSQFGLQHLDELYKQCMKQKPAEEQPQPQPQPKVAAPPPAAAAAPPPPPPSQSTASGSIGFTNPVELALMQKLLQPQLPQFLNWEAAKEASTAASSASSHHHHQEHKRPRRETETDVISNFSKSKPSAPATAPVVNATPPAAPAPAPATQAEHKPRLTIKSLSNLLEPEANVVPLLNVPFDGLRGRPSMHKAMPDQAKGDAGTGRTLRSSKACVTYNPLEQAKQQMHPVAGTQQRKRGNMLAQDVQQQQQQQQQQQQQHLAEAAAAAGMDANSALWHPLFGSNPKQGYNSPWQWTTVTASGE
- the LOC138912881 gene encoding uncharacterized protein, whose translation is MENMFQNNQMAAAAAARESLLNSYLYQKEGEANYMSEQSYWQQQQQQHQQQQHQQHQQHQQQQQQHQQQQQHKQLQQQQQWSGNNGSNNQRSNNYANNYAAAAAASMYMQHFNPYMQQKAALLAEKAAQAAVQSSNGSNKHGRFGGDYG